Proteins encoded together in one Lathyrus oleraceus cultivar Zhongwan6 chromosome 5, CAAS_Psat_ZW6_1.0, whole genome shotgun sequence window:
- the LOC127083906 gene encoding uncharacterized protein LOC127083906, with protein MAISSSFTSVHITALDAITNVNSLFTLGVFIGLSFNPNDPSNNLNSDPNCIPTAAIAENLVAFHVYSFSSFLFSSLVALALKQAIRLSRTSSAVAHINRSALRVGMLVSGIGSASGCAFLMLALANVVQIKLGTLACGSPHALAAVVPLFIFVPIALLVYVTVVVYAFTR; from the coding sequence ATGGCAATTTCATCTTCATTCACGAGCGTGCACATCACCGCCTTAGACGCAATAACAAACGTAAACTCTCTCTTCACACTCGGCGTCTTCATCGGCTTATCCTTCAACCCTAACGACCCTTCCAACAACCTAAATTCAGATCCGAACTGCATCCCAACCGCCGCCATCGCCGAAAATCTCGTCGCCTTCCATGTCTACTCTTTCAGCTCCTTCCTCTTCTCCAGCCTCGTCGCTCTCGCACTCAAACAAGCTATCCGTCTCTCCCGCACTTCCTCCGCTGTAGCTCATATCAACAGATCTGCTCTCCGCGTCGGTATGCTTGTTTCCGGTATCGGATCTGCTTCCGGTTGCGCTTTTCTTATGCTTGCGCTGGCGAATGTTGTGCAGATTAAGCTCGGAACGCTTGCTTGTGGGAGTCCGCATGCTTTAGCGGCGGTTGTTCCGCTTTTCATCTTTGTTCCTATTGCGCTTCTGGTTTATGTTACTGTTGTTGTGTATGCTTTTACTCGTTAG
- the LOC127083905 gene encoding rop guanine nucleotide exchange factor 5, producing the protein METLSLNSEDSHKKKDGSRCCVTDSSAESRKTSFSGSSSTSTSSVSTSTSDEAKAKGFSSPAPLGWPILKATLSNSKRLNSDEKHKPNLELDHRKFTSIGLKIPDVDMMKERFAKLLLGEDMSGSGKGVCTALAISNAITNLCATAFGQLWRLEPLPCEKKEMWQREMEWLVSISDHIVELIPSWQTFPDGKKLEVMTCRPRTDICINLPALRKLDNMLLEILDSFTATEFWYVDQGIVTADADGSASFRKSIQRQEEKWWLPVPRVPPAGLSENSRKKLNHSRESASQILKAAMSINSIALAEMEVPESYLETLPKNGRACLGDFIYRYITSDQFSSECLLDCLDISSEHIALEIANRVEAAFYVWRRRAHHKSTPIPNRSTTKSSWGIVKDFMLDGDKRELLANRAENILNSLKHRFPGLTQTTLDTTKIQCNKDVGKSILESYSRVLESMAFNIVSRIDDLLYVDDLTKHSDNFALVPHTTTNMVSHQKISHPFSVSVSGTPHKAAFCTPKLSPMPLISPSKGERTPFLHNNNNTNNNVNNIKPQRRGFGVRRALSNYLGVETKTKTCTNSTEVNCSNPCSKKTEQPHKETCALKNQTK; encoded by the exons ATGGAAACTTTATCTCTAAACAGTGAAGATTCTCACAAGAAAAAAGATGGGTCTCGTTGTTGTGTCACTGATTCAAGTGCTGAGTCGAGAAAAACTAGTTTCAGTGGATCTAGTTCTACTTCTACCTCTTCAGTTTCTACTTCTACTTCAGATGAAGCTAAAGCAAAAGGGTTTTCTTCTCCTGCTCCTCTTGGTTGGCCTATTCTCAAAGCTACACTTTCCAATTCAAAGCGTTTGAATTCTGATGAAAAACATAAACCCAACTTGGAGTTGGATCACAGGAAATTTACCTCTATTGGTTTAAAAATCCCAG ATGTTGATATGATGAAGGAGAGGTTTGCAAAATTGTTGCTTGGTGAAGATATGTCAGGTTCAGGAAAAGGGGTTTGCACTGCTTTGGCAATCTCTAATGCCATTACTAATCTTTGTG CTACTGCATTTGGGCAACTATGGAGACTAGAACCACTACCTTGTGAGAAGAAAGAAATGTGGCAGAGAGAGATGGAATGGCTTGTTAGCATTAGTGATCACATTGTTGAATTAATACCTTCTTGGCAAACATTTCCTGATGGAAAGAAACTCGAG GTAATGACTTGCAGGCCTAGGACAGATATTTGTATCAATCTTCCAGCCCTTCGCAAACTCGATAACATGCTACTC GAAATATTAGACAGTTTCACAGCTACAGAATTTTGGTATGTTGATCAAGGAATTGTAACCGCTGACGCAGATGGTTCAGCCTCTTTTCGCAAGTCAATTCAGCGGCAAGAAGAGAAGTGGTGGCTCCCGGTACCCCGTGTCCCCCCTGCAGGTCTCAGTGAGAACTCGAGAAAGAAGTTGAATCACTCTCGAGAAAGTGCTAGTCAAATTCTCAAAGCAGCCATGTCTATCAACAGCATTGCTTTGGCCGAAATGGAAGTTCCTGAGTCATATTTGGAAACCCTCCCTAAG AATGGAAGAGCTTGCCTCGGAGATTTTATTTACCGATACATCACATCAGATCAATTCTCCTCAGAGTGCTTACTTGATTGCTTAGACATATCTTCTGAACATATTGCACTCGAGATTGCCAACCGCGTTGAAGCTGCATTTTATGTATGGCGTCGAAGAGCTCACCACAAATCAACGCCTATTCCGAATCGTTCAACTACAAAGTCATCATGGGGGATAGTCAAGGACTTCATGCTTGATGGAGACAAGAGAGAATTGCTAGCTAATAGAGCAGAAAACATTCTGAATTCCTTGAAGCATAGGTTCCCAGGATTAACACAAACAACCTTGGATACCACCAAGATCCAATGCAACAAG GATGTTGGAAAATCTATTCTAGAAAGCTACTCTAGAGTTTTGGAGAGCATGGCTTTTAACATTGTATCACGCATCGATGATTTGCTATACGTCGATGACTTGACAAAACATTCAGATAATTTTGCATTGGTTCCTCATACAACAACAAATATGGTTTCTCATCAGAAGATTTCACATCCATTTTCGGTGTCTGTCTCCGGCACTCCACACAAAGCAGCATTTTGCACACCTAAATTGTCACCCATGCCATTGATTAGTCCTTCAAAAGGGGAGAGAACTCCTTTCCTccacaacaataacaacaccaacaacaacgtcaacaacatCAAACCTCAACGCCGCGGATTTGGCGTGAGAAGAGCATTGTCAAATTATCTCGGCGTTGAAACGAAAACAAAGACATGTACCAATTCAACTGAGGTCAACTGTTCAAACCCATGTAGCAAGAAAACTGAACAACCTCATAAGGAAACATGCGCCCTGAAAAACCAGACAAAATGA